One Actinomadura viridis genomic region harbors:
- the dxr gene encoding 1-deoxy-D-xylulose-5-phosphate reductoisomerase, whose translation MLGSTGSIGTQALDVIRRNPGRFRVTGLAAGGGRVDLLAAQALEFRPEIVAVARASAAQDLQLAFYAEARRRGYAAGEYAIPKIVAGPEAVAEVAAWPSEVVLNGVTGALGLASTLAALDAGRTLALANKESLIVGGPLVRERARPGQIVPVDSEHSALAQCLRGGRAGEVRRLVLTASGGPFRGRTREELTAVTPEQALAHPTWDMGPVVTINSATLVNKGLEVIEAHLLFDIPFDRIEVMVHPQSVIHSMVEFTDGSTLAQASPPDMRLPIALGLAWPERVPDAAPGLDWTRAHTWELFPLDDEAFPAVALAARVGEIGGTAPAVYNAANEECVEAFRAGRLPFLGIVDTIARVVEEHGTGTTEGLTLEDVLAADAWARTRTREVTGLD comes from the coding sequence GTGCTGGGGTCCACGGGGTCGATCGGCACCCAGGCCCTCGACGTGATCCGCCGCAACCCCGGCCGCTTCCGGGTGACCGGGCTGGCGGCCGGCGGCGGCCGGGTCGACCTGCTGGCCGCCCAGGCCCTGGAGTTCCGTCCCGAGATCGTCGCGGTCGCCCGCGCGTCCGCCGCCCAGGACCTGCAGCTGGCCTTCTACGCCGAGGCCCGGCGGCGCGGGTACGCGGCGGGCGAGTACGCCATCCCGAAGATCGTCGCGGGCCCGGAGGCGGTGGCCGAGGTCGCCGCCTGGCCGTCGGAGGTGGTGCTGAACGGTGTCACCGGCGCGCTCGGGCTGGCCTCCACGCTGGCCGCCCTGGACGCCGGCCGCACGCTCGCCCTGGCCAACAAGGAGTCGCTGATCGTCGGCGGCCCGCTGGTCAGGGAGCGGGCCCGGCCGGGGCAGATCGTCCCGGTCGACTCCGAGCACTCGGCGCTGGCGCAGTGCCTGCGCGGCGGGCGCGCCGGGGAGGTACGGCGGCTGGTGCTCACCGCCAGCGGCGGGCCGTTCCGGGGCCGTACCCGCGAGGAGCTGACCGCCGTCACACCCGAGCAGGCCCTCGCCCACCCGACCTGGGACATGGGCCCGGTCGTCACCATCAACTCGGCGACCCTGGTCAACAAGGGGCTGGAGGTCATCGAGGCGCACCTGCTGTTCGACATCCCGTTCGACCGCATCGAGGTGATGGTGCATCCCCAGTCGGTGATCCACTCCATGGTGGAGTTCACCGACGGGTCGACGCTGGCCCAGGCCAGCCCGCCGGACATGCGGCTGCCGATCGCGCTGGGCCTGGCCTGGCCCGAGCGGGTGCCGGACGCGGCGCCCGGCCTCGACTGGACCCGGGCGCACACCTGGGAGCTGTTCCCGCTCGACGACGAGGCGTTCCCGGCGGTGGCGCTGGCCGCCCGCGTCGGCGAGATCGGCGGCACCGCCCCCGCGGTCTACAACGCCGCCAACGAGGAGTGCGTCGAGGCGTTCCGCGCGGGGCGCCTGCCGTTCCTGGGGATAGTCGACACGATCGCGCGGGTAGTGGAGGAGCACGGCACGGGTACCACGGAGGGGCTGACGCTGGAGGACGTCCTGGCCGCCGACGCGTGGGCCCGTACCAGGACCAGGGAAGTGACCGGGCTGGACTGA
- a CDS encoding M50 family metallopeptidase produces MAFLLGAVAFVVALLVSVMLHEAGHLVTAKRFGMKATQYFVGFGPTLWSRRRGETEYGVKAIPLGGFVKIVGYTPLEEIPPADRERAFYRQPAGRRAIVIAAGVVVNLVFAFLLLMVMAMAIGVRVPGTATTTVRSVSPCVPASLQAECRPGDPPSPAAAAGLRAGDRVVSLGGAPVADWAQLREEIGGTRPGQTVPVVVERSQNGQGGPAAQRVTLQVRLASAGGHPFLGMTARVVGAGYERAGPIDATVFAAQAMGRTLGAMGEALGGLPAAIPHLFSPDRGSTPGGQVGSVVGATDVSGQIFASQNTWQDKLVLYLSLIVSVNIFLGALNVIPLLPLDGGHLAIVGYERARALAARARGRPDPGTVDITRLLPVTYVVVAVLIALGLLLILADLINPLRLPR; encoded by the coding sequence ATGGCCTTTCTCTTGGGCGCGGTGGCGTTCGTCGTCGCGCTGCTGGTGTCGGTCATGCTGCACGAGGCGGGGCACCTGGTCACCGCCAAGCGCTTCGGCATGAAGGCCACCCAGTACTTCGTGGGCTTCGGGCCGACGCTGTGGTCGCGCCGCCGCGGTGAGACCGAGTACGGCGTCAAGGCGATCCCGCTCGGCGGGTTCGTCAAGATCGTCGGCTACACGCCGCTGGAGGAGATCCCCCCGGCCGACCGGGAGCGCGCCTTCTACCGGCAGCCGGCCGGGCGCCGGGCCATCGTGATCGCCGCCGGCGTGGTCGTGAACCTCGTCTTCGCCTTCCTGCTGCTCATGGTGATGGCGATGGCGATCGGGGTCCGCGTTCCCGGCACGGCCACCACCACCGTCCGTTCGGTCAGCCCGTGCGTGCCCGCGAGCCTCCAGGCGGAGTGCCGTCCGGGCGACCCGCCCTCGCCGGCCGCGGCCGCGGGGCTGCGCGCCGGAGACCGGGTCGTCTCGCTCGGCGGCGCTCCGGTGGCGGACTGGGCCCAGCTGCGGGAGGAGATCGGCGGGACGCGGCCGGGGCAGACCGTACCGGTGGTCGTGGAACGATCCCAGAACGGCCAGGGCGGACCGGCGGCGCAGCGGGTCACGTTGCAGGTGAGGCTCGCGTCGGCGGGCGGCCACCCGTTCCTGGGCATGACCGCGCGGGTCGTCGGGGCGGGGTACGAGCGGGCGGGCCCGATCGACGCGACAGTCTTCGCCGCCCAGGCCATGGGCCGGACGCTGGGCGCCATGGGCGAGGCCCTCGGCGGCCTGCCCGCGGCGATCCCGCACCTGTTCTCACCGGACCGCGGCAGCACGCCCGGCGGCCAGGTCGGCAGCGTGGTCGGGGCCACCGACGTGTCCGGCCAGATCTTCGCGTCGCAGAACACCTGGCAGGACAAGCTGGTGCTGTACCTGTCGCTGATCGTCTCGGTGAACATCTTCCTGGGGGCGCTCAACGTGATCCCGCTGCTCCCGCTGGACGGCGGCCACCTGGCGATCGTCGGGTACGAGCGCGCCCGCGCGCTGGCGGCGCGGGCCCGGGGCAGGCCCGATCCGGGGACGGTGGACATCACCAGGCTGCTCCCCGTCACCTACGTGGTGGTGGCGGTGCTGATCGCGCTGGGGCTGCTGCTGATACTGGCGGATCTGATCAACCCGCTCAGGCTGCCGCGGTAG
- the ispG gene encoding flavodoxin-dependent (E)-4-hydroxy-3-methylbut-2-enyl-diphosphate synthase: protein MSVSLGIPAVRGEGGGAGGDGQEEPRPVAPRRRSRQIMVGNVPVGGDAPVSVQSMTTTLTSDVNATLQQIAELTAAGCQIVRVAVPSQDDAEALPAIARKSSIPVIADIHFQPKYVFAAIDAGCAAVRVNPGNIKKFDDKVGEIAKAASAAGVPIRIGVNAGSLDKRLLAKHGRATPEALVESALWECSLFEEHGFRDIKISVKHNDPVVMIEAYRQLAAACDYPLHLGVTEAGPAFQGTIKSAVAFGALLSQGIGDTIRVSLSAPPVEEVKVGAQILESLGLRRRGLEIVSCPSCGRAQVDVYTLAEQVTAGLKDFPVPLRVAVMGCVVNGPGEAREADLGVASGNGKGQIFVKGQVIKTVPEAQIVETLIEEAMNIATEMGFEIDEDGAVTGPGATVVVG, encoded by the coding sequence ATGAGCGTTTCACTCGGTATTCCGGCGGTCCGCGGCGAGGGCGGCGGAGCGGGCGGCGACGGGCAGGAGGAGCCGCGTCCCGTGGCCCCGCGCCGCCGGTCGCGGCAGATCATGGTCGGGAACGTGCCGGTGGGCGGCGACGCCCCGGTGTCGGTGCAGTCGATGACGACCACGCTGACCTCCGATGTGAACGCGACGCTCCAGCAGATCGCGGAGCTGACCGCGGCCGGCTGCCAGATCGTGCGGGTGGCGGTGCCCTCGCAGGACGACGCCGAGGCGCTGCCGGCGATCGCCCGCAAGTCGTCGATCCCGGTGATCGCCGACATCCACTTCCAGCCGAAGTACGTGTTCGCGGCGATCGACGCGGGCTGCGCGGCCGTACGGGTCAACCCGGGCAACATCAAGAAGTTCGACGACAAGGTCGGCGAGATCGCGAAGGCCGCGTCGGCCGCCGGGGTGCCCATCCGGATCGGCGTCAACGCCGGGTCGCTGGACAAGCGGCTGCTGGCGAAGCACGGCCGGGCGACACCCGAGGCGCTGGTGGAGTCGGCGCTGTGGGAGTGCTCGCTGTTCGAGGAGCACGGCTTCCGGGACATCAAGATCTCGGTCAAGCACAACGACCCGGTGGTGATGATCGAGGCGTACCGGCAGCTGGCGGCGGCGTGCGACTACCCGCTGCACCTCGGGGTCACCGAGGCCGGGCCCGCCTTCCAGGGCACGATCAAGTCCGCGGTCGCGTTCGGGGCGCTGCTGTCGCAGGGCATCGGCGACACCATCCGGGTCTCGCTGTCGGCCCCTCCGGTGGAGGAGGTCAAGGTCGGCGCGCAGATCCTGGAGTCGCTCGGGCTGCGGCGCCGCGGGCTGGAGATCGTCTCGTGCCCCTCGTGCGGGCGCGCGCAGGTCGACGTCTACACCCTGGCCGAGCAGGTCACCGCGGGGCTGAAGGACTTCCCGGTGCCGCTGCGGGTGGCCGTGATGGGCTGCGTGGTGAACGGTCCGGGCGAGGCCCGCGAGGCCGACCTGGGCGTGGCCTCCGGTAACGGCAAGGGCCAGATCTTCGTCAAGGGCCAGGTCATCAAGACCGTTCCGGAGGCCCAGATCGTCGAGACCCTGATCGAGGAGGCGATGAACATCGCCACCGAGATGGGCTTCGAGATCGACGAGGACGGCGCGGTCACCGGCCCCGGCGCGACCGTCGTGGTCGGCTGA